One genomic window of Pseudomonas sp. LFM046 includes the following:
- a CDS encoding pyridoxine 5'-phosphate synthase, whose amino-acid sequence MTSLSINLNKIALLRNSRARNYPDLGAFAARLLSLGADGITLHPRPDQRHARYQDVKDLASICDEYGKELNVEGYPTPEFLAVVKQVFPAQCTLVPDSPEQLTSDHGWDFARDQLFLRDVVAQLKDLGIRTSLFADHDGTTLELAAATGTDRIELYTGPYAQGYGSSSGEMLLERYCDAARAVQEAGMGVNAGHDLNLQNLPRFLAIADFLEVSIGHAFVVECIEQGVESVMTQYLDICRRLGKG is encoded by the coding sequence ATGACGAGTCTTTCCATCAACCTCAACAAGATCGCATTGCTGCGAAACTCCCGTGCCAGGAACTATCCGGACCTGGGGGCTTTCGCGGCGCGCCTGCTTTCGCTGGGCGCGGATGGAATTACCCTTCATCCTCGCCCCGACCAGCGACATGCCCGCTATCAGGACGTCAAGGACCTGGCTTCCATCTGCGACGAGTATGGTAAGGAGCTCAACGTAGAAGGCTATCCAACGCCGGAGTTCCTGGCCGTGGTCAAGCAGGTCTTTCCGGCGCAATGCACCTTGGTGCCGGACAGTCCCGAACAGCTGACATCCGATCATGGATGGGATTTCGCCAGAGATCAGCTTTTCCTGCGCGACGTGGTCGCGCAGCTGAAAGACCTGGGCATTCGCACCAGTCTGTTCGCTGACCATGACGGCACGACCCTCGAGTTGGCTGCGGCCACCGGTACTGACAGGATCGAGCTGTATACCGGCCCCTATGCGCAAGGCTACGGCTCATCCAGCGGCGAGATGCTCCTCGAGCGCTACTGCGATGCAGCACGAGCGGTGCAGGAGGCTGGAATGGGGGTCAATGCCGGGCATGATCTGAACCTGCAGAATCTGCCGCGCTTTCTTGCTATTGCGGACTTCCTCGAGGTTTCGATCGGGCATGCCTTCGTCGTCGAGTGTATCGAGCAGGGAGTGGAGAGTGTAATGACTCAATACCTCGACATATGCCGCCGTCTAGGCAAGGGATAG
- a CDS encoding DMT family transporter produces the protein MIVAAMLFALMGIFVKQGAQSFTPIELVFWRTLFGVLMLGIPVCLHSQRFLTPHLKVHLVRGCTGYMALLLIFYAMVHLPLATAITLNYTSPMFLALLSVLWLKERFSGRMAAALALGFVGVALLLRPAMGGDLWFYGLVGLASGAMSGVAYLHVRELGQLGEPEWRVVFYFALLSTVLGAALVTCTGWHALTLHNIGPLVGIGLTATLGQLAMTRAYKVGRKLVAANLSYLTVVFSSLLGALLWGDKLSLDSYVAIVVILCSGFVASRR, from the coding sequence ATGATCGTCGCCGCCATGCTGTTCGCACTGATGGGGATATTCGTCAAGCAAGGCGCGCAGAGCTTCACTCCAATCGAGCTGGTATTCTGGCGCACCCTGTTCGGGGTCCTGATGCTGGGCATCCCGGTCTGCCTGCACAGTCAGCGCTTTTTAACGCCGCACCTAAAGGTCCATCTTGTCCGCGGTTGCACCGGTTATATGGCGCTGCTGCTCATCTTCTATGCGATGGTGCATCTGCCGCTCGCCACCGCAATAACGCTTAACTACACCTCGCCGATGTTTCTGGCGCTGCTGTCGGTGTTGTGGCTCAAGGAGCGCTTTTCGGGGCGCATGGCTGCCGCGCTGGCGCTCGGTTTCGTCGGTGTGGCCCTCCTGTTGCGTCCTGCCATGGGGGGGGATCTGTGGTTCTATGGACTGGTGGGGTTGGCATCCGGCGCCATGTCCGGGGTCGCTTATCTGCATGTACGTGAGCTGGGCCAGCTCGGCGAGCCAGAGTGGCGGGTGGTGTTCTACTTCGCTTTACTGTCGACCGTGCTCGGGGCGGCTTTAGTAACCTGCACCGGCTGGCATGCCTTGACGCTGCACAATATCGGTCCGCTGGTCGGGATCGGGCTGACCGCCACCTTGGGCCAATTGGCGATGACCCGTGCCTACAAGGTAGGGCGGAAACTGGTGGCGGCCAATCTGTCCTACCTGACGGTGGTGTTTTCCAGCCTGCTCGGTGCCCTGCTGTGGGGCGATAAGCTGTCGCTGGACAGCTATGTGGCGATCGTGGTGATCCTCTGCAGCGGCTTCGTCGCCAGTCGGCGCTGA
- a CDS encoding haloacid dehalogenase type II — MDTNLIHSLEIAQVTYKPKFISFDCYGTLINFEMGPTAKRLFADRVSSERMQAFLESFGFYRLDEVLGEWKPFFNVVENSIQRACKAHGVEYRPSDALALYQAVPTWQPHPNVVETLQAIALHVPLVILSNSMVDLIPHSVAHLKAPFHAVYTAEEARAYKPRAQMFEYMFDQLGCGPEQMMHVSSSYRYDLMTANDLGFMAKAFIDRGHEPSFEGFEGYGVNRLTDIRQLPGLLGLDGLAQTSALKRGA, encoded by the coding sequence GTGGATACCAACCTCATCCACTCCCTGGAGATCGCTCAAGTGACTTACAAACCGAAATTCATCAGCTTCGATTGCTACGGCACGCTCATCAACTTCGAAATGGGCCCGACCGCGAAAAGACTCTTCGCAGATCGCGTTTCGAGCGAGCGGATGCAGGCTTTTCTAGAGAGTTTTGGCTTCTACCGCCTCGATGAAGTATTGGGTGAGTGGAAACCGTTCTTCAACGTGGTGGAAAACTCCATTCAACGGGCATGCAAGGCACACGGGGTGGAATATCGTCCTTCCGATGCGCTGGCCCTGTACCAGGCCGTGCCGACCTGGCAGCCGCACCCGAACGTGGTCGAGACGCTGCAAGCCATCGCGCTGCATGTCCCGCTGGTGATCCTGTCGAACTCGATGGTCGATCTGATCCCGCACAGCGTCGCCCACCTCAAGGCGCCTTTCCACGCGGTCTACACCGCCGAGGAAGCGCGTGCCTACAAGCCGCGCGCGCAGATGTTCGAATACATGTTCGATCAGCTCGGCTGCGGGCCGGAGCAGATGATGCACGTCTCCTCGAGTTATCGTTACGACCTCATGACCGCGAACGACCTGGGGTTCATGGCCAAGGCTTTCATCGATCGCGGTCACGAGCCCTCGTTCGAAGGTTTCGAGGGTTATGGTGTCAACCGCCTGACCGACATTCGCCAGCTTCCCGGTTTGCTCGGCCTCGATGGGCTGGCCCAGACCTCCGCGCTGAAACGGGGGGCGTGA
- a CDS encoding phosphotransferase has product MTTGRPMAAAALSTAAPSLAPDEVRALVRRLYGIDGSVRSLVGERDQNCCLETADGRRYVVKISNPSEPLAVVDFQIAALEHIARVAPGLPAPRVVRMLDGRARDSVALAGGVETCVRMLTYLDGVQIRETPRTAAQRRAMGTFLAELNLAMREFSHPSATHDLLWNVSAAHRLAAKLDAIENGPRRALAESFMTRFTEHVLPRLPALRSQVIHNDYHLYNVLVAPKDHERIVGIIDFGDMLHAPLVGEVATAAAFHMAGNADPFEGPAQLVGAYHAMLPLSAMEQEVVADLMATRHLITVLISEWRAKRYPENRAYIMRHNPASWEALALMADLSRDQARDLLLSEVRKGQNQ; this is encoded by the coding sequence ATGACGACGGGTCGTCCAATGGCGGCAGCGGCGTTGAGCACGGCGGCACCCAGTCTCGCACCGGACGAGGTCCGGGCCCTGGTCCGTCGTCTCTACGGCATCGATGGCAGCGTCAGGTCACTGGTGGGCGAGCGCGACCAGAACTGTTGCCTGGAAACGGCCGACGGCAGGCGTTATGTCGTCAAGATCAGCAATCCATCCGAGCCGCTTGCGGTAGTGGATTTTCAGATCGCGGCGCTCGAGCACATCGCCCGTGTCGCGCCCGGCCTGCCGGCGCCGCGGGTGGTGCGCATGCTCGATGGACGTGCGCGCGACAGCGTGGCGTTGGCGGGCGGGGTAGAGACCTGCGTGCGGATGCTGACCTATCTCGACGGCGTGCAGATCCGCGAGACCCCGCGCACCGCCGCGCAGCGGCGGGCGATGGGGACGTTCCTCGCCGAGCTGAACCTGGCGATGCGCGAATTCAGCCACCCTTCGGCGACGCACGATCTGCTGTGGAACGTTTCTGCGGCGCACCGCCTGGCAGCCAAGCTCGATGCCATCGAAAACGGCCCACGGCGCGCGCTCGCCGAGTCGTTCATGACGCGCTTTACCGAGCATGTGCTACCGCGTCTGCCGGCGCTGAGGTCGCAGGTCATCCACAACGATTACCACCTCTACAACGTGCTGGTCGCACCGAAGGACCATGAGCGCATAGTCGGGATCATCGACTTCGGCGACATGCTGCATGCCCCGCTGGTTGGGGAGGTCGCCACGGCGGCGGCCTTTCACATGGCTGGCAACGCCGATCCGTTCGAGGGCCCGGCGCAACTCGTCGGCGCTTATCACGCCATGCTGCCGCTCAGCGCGATGGAGCAGGAGGTCGTTGCCGACCTCATGGCCACACGTCACCTGATCACCGTGTTGATTTCGGAATGGCGGGCCAAGCGCTACCCGGAGAACCGCGCCTACATCATGCGTCACAACCCCGCCTCGTGGGAGGCGCTGGCCCTGATGGCCGATCTTTCCCGCGATCAGGCGCGCGACCTATTACTCAGCGAAGTACGCAAAGGACAAAACCAATGA
- a CDS encoding aspartate aminotransferase family protein — protein MKSTTDLNMVNAYIPGRADLSPATAAMIERRDALLGPAYRLMYEHPLHIVRGEGVWLIDPEGRRYLDVYNNVASLGHCHPAVSEAICRQVQTLATNTRYLHDTILELAERLLATVPETELAHLMLTCTGSEANDVAYRIAQEHTGGTGVIVTETAYHGFTDAVSKFSPSLGVTVDLGAHVRLVPAPRLYHAEGADLGERFTRDVEAAIADLQRHGIKPAALIVDSLFTSDGILPEPAGLLQGAVEAIKRAGGIFIADEVQPGFGRTGEYMWGFQRHGVIPDIVTLGKPMGNGQPIAGLLATAEVLAEFGQNSRYFNTFAGNTVSCAAALAVLDTIEKEGLLQHAAMVGKILRDGIAALAERHDAIGDVRGAGMFVGVELVADRVTRAPDRELTTRVVNLMRDKGVLISACAMGHNVLKIRPPLVLTAEQAAMVVETLDAALTEAQSAKAR, from the coding sequence ATGAAGAGCACCACTGACCTCAACATGGTCAACGCCTACATCCCCGGACGCGCCGATCTGAGCCCCGCCACCGCGGCGATGATCGAGCGGCGCGACGCCTTGCTCGGCCCGGCCTATCGGCTGATGTACGAACACCCGCTGCATATCGTGCGCGGCGAGGGCGTGTGGCTGATCGATCCGGAGGGGCGCCGTTACCTCGACGTGTACAACAACGTGGCCTCGCTCGGCCATTGCCACCCGGCGGTGAGCGAGGCCATCTGCCGGCAGGTGCAGACCCTGGCGACCAACACCCGCTATCTGCACGACACCATTCTCGAACTGGCCGAGCGCCTGCTCGCCACCGTGCCCGAGACCGAACTCGCGCATCTGATGCTGACCTGCACGGGTAGCGAGGCCAACGACGTCGCCTATCGCATCGCCCAGGAGCACACCGGCGGCACCGGCGTGATCGTCACCGAGACCGCCTATCACGGCTTCACCGATGCGGTGTCGAAGTTCTCGCCTTCACTCGGCGTGACGGTCGATCTCGGCGCCCACGTTCGCCTGGTGCCGGCGCCGCGCCTCTACCACGCCGAGGGCGCGGATCTGGGCGAGCGCTTCACCCGCGACGTCGAGGCGGCGATCGCCGATCTGCAGCGTCACGGCATCAAGCCGGCGGCCCTGATCGTCGACTCGCTGTTCACCAGCGACGGCATCCTGCCCGAGCCCGCGGGCCTGTTGCAGGGCGCGGTCGAGGCGATCAAGCGGGCCGGTGGCATTTTCATCGCCGACGAGGTCCAGCCCGGCTTCGGCCGCACAGGCGAATACATGTGGGGCTTCCAGCGTCATGGCGTGATCCCAGACATCGTCACCCTGGGCAAACCGATGGGCAACGGGCAACCCATCGCGGGGCTGCTGGCCACCGCCGAGGTGTTGGCCGAGTTCGGCCAGAACTCCCGGTACTTCAACACCTTCGCCGGCAACACCGTCTCCTGCGCGGCAGCGCTGGCGGTGCTCGATACGATCGAGAAGGAAGGCCTGCTGCAGCATGCCGCCATGGTCGGGAAGATCCTGCGCGACGGTATCGCGGCGCTTGCCGAGCGGCACGACGCGATCGGCGACGTGCGCGGTGCGGGCATGTTCGTCGGCGTGGAACTGGTCGCGGACCGCGTAACGCGAGCCCCGGATCGCGAGCTCACCACCCGGGTGGTCAATCTGATGCGCGACAAGGGCGTGTTGATCAGCGCCTGTGCGATGGGGCACAACGTGCTGAAGATTCGCCCGCCGCTGGTGCTGACGGCCGAACAGGCCGCTATGGTGGTCGAGACGCTCGACGCAGCGCTGACTGAAGCGCAATCTGCAAAGGCGCGCTAA
- a CDS encoding Lrp/AsnC family transcriptional regulator — MRPTAPLDPFDIKILVHLQREGRCSNVDLSAAIALSESPCLLRTKRLQDAGVIRGYRAEVALEKLGSHVMVFSEVTISSHRPRDFRKFEAGVGKYQEIVECYNVSGGYDYLLKIVAPSITWFQALMDRLLEDDIGIEKFASRIVLRQPLEQRGYPLTTIASGRPSWD; from the coding sequence ATGCGACCTACGGCACCTCTCGACCCGTTCGATATCAAGATTCTCGTGCATCTTCAGCGCGAGGGACGCTGTTCGAACGTCGATCTGTCGGCGGCCATCGCCCTCAGTGAGAGTCCGTGTCTGCTGCGCACCAAACGTCTGCAGGATGCCGGCGTCATCCGCGGCTACCGCGCGGAGGTCGCGCTGGAGAAGCTGGGCAGCCACGTCATGGTGTTTTCCGAGGTGACCATCAGCAGCCATCGACCCCGCGACTTCCGCAAGTTCGAAGCCGGGGTCGGCAAGTATCAGGAGATCGTCGAGTGCTACAACGTCAGCGGTGGTTACGACTACCTGCTGAAAATCGTGGCGCCCAGCATTACCTGGTTCCAGGCGCTGATGGATCGGCTGCTGGAGGACGATATCGGCATCGAAAAATTTGCCAGCCGGATCGTGCTGCGTCAGCCGCTCGAGCAACGCGGATATCCGCTGACTACCATCGCAAGCGGAAGGCCAAGTTGGGACTGA
- a CDS encoding haloacid dehalogenase type II: MSKFTPKYITFDCYGTLTNFEMAPSARKIFADRIKPEQMEAFVQDFRAYRLDEVLGAWKPFREVVCNSIERTCRKWKLPYREEDALQIYNAVPTWGPHADVPEGLAKVAKEIPLVILSNADNCQIHHNVDKLGAPFAHVFTAEQAQAYKPRLQAWEYMFDQLGCGPEEMMHVSSSFRYDHMSAADLGYGARVFVARGHEASLTAHSQYATHEIKDIGGLPGLFGL; encoded by the coding sequence ATGAGCAAATTTACGCCCAAGTACATTACCTTTGATTGCTATGGCACGCTGACAAACTTCGAGATGGCGCCTTCGGCCCGCAAGATCTTTGCAGACCGTATCAAGCCGGAACAGATGGAAGCATTCGTACAGGACTTCCGCGCCTATCGCCTCGACGAAGTTCTGGGTGCTTGGAAACCGTTCCGCGAAGTCGTGTGTAATTCGATTGAGCGCACCTGCCGCAAGTGGAAGCTCCCGTATCGGGAAGAGGACGCTCTGCAGATCTATAACGCCGTGCCGACCTGGGGCCCGCACGCGGACGTGCCGGAAGGGCTTGCAAAGGTCGCCAAGGAAATCCCGCTGGTAATCCTGTCGAATGCCGACAACTGCCAGATCCACCACAACGTCGACAAGCTCGGTGCACCGTTCGCGCATGTCTTCACTGCCGAGCAAGCCCAGGCTTACAAACCCCGCCTCCAGGCCTGGGAGTACATGTTCGACCAGCTCGGCTGCGGTCCGGAAGAGATGATGCACGTCTCCTCCAGCTTCCGTTACGACCACATGTCCGCTGCGGATCTCGGCTACGGCGCCCGCGTTTTCGTTGCACGCGGCCATGAGGCCTCCCTGACGGCTCATTCGCAATACGCGACCCACGAGATCAAGGACATCGGTGGTCTGCCGGGTCTGTTCGGTCTCTGA